In Aquimarina sp. TRL1, a single window of DNA contains:
- a CDS encoding queuosine precursor transporter → MPIFTYKNETLTTTHLSSKDQYIAYRTYLILGALFIASLVVSNLIFQKFFYWDFLGVYTFEISVGILPYPITFLITDIISEIYGKQKANQIVTAGIFASLFSLLIIFVADIVPATSWSPITDTVFSTVFGATTIAVLASMLAYLFAQYIDIQVFHFWKRITKGKHLWLRNNFSTFFSQLIDTATVLLLLCASHIIEWDRFGALLLNGFLFKMLVAVLDTPLIYLGVYCFRKRFSLKQGEELALTV, encoded by the coding sequence TTGCCTATCTTTACATATAAAAACGAAACATTGACAACTACTCACCTTTCTTCCAAAGACCAATATATTGCGTATCGAACCTATCTAATTCTGGGAGCTCTTTTTATTGCATCACTTGTCGTATCTAATCTAATTTTTCAAAAGTTTTTTTACTGGGATTTTCTGGGAGTCTATACCTTTGAAATCTCGGTCGGGATACTCCCCTATCCAATTACTTTTCTTATTACAGATATTATCAGCGAGATTTATGGAAAGCAAAAAGCGAATCAGATTGTAACTGCCGGAATTTTTGCTTCTTTATTTTCGCTCCTTATTATTTTTGTAGCTGATATCGTTCCTGCAACTTCCTGGTCTCCCATTACCGATACGGTATTCTCAACCGTATTCGGAGCGACTACTATTGCAGTATTAGCATCTATGCTTGCTTATCTATTTGCTCAATACATCGATATTCAGGTATTTCATTTCTGGAAACGGATTACCAAAGGAAAGCATTTATGGCTTCGTAATAATTTTTCCACTTTTTTCTCGCAACTTATTGATACTGCTACCGTACTTTTATTACTATGTGCTAGTCATATTATAGAATGGGATCGTTTCGGTGCTTTATTACTCAATGGTTTTTTGTTCAAAATGCTGGTCGCTGTTCTGGACACTCCTTTGATTTACCTAGGAGTTTATTGTTTTCGAAAAAGATTTTCTCTAAAACAAGGAGAAGAATTAGCACTTACAGTATAA